Part of the Lolium rigidum isolate FL_2022 chromosome 6, APGP_CSIRO_Lrig_0.1, whole genome shotgun sequence genome, GAACAATCATATTCAGTGCTATGTCATCTGCATCTTTTGGTGATGCGTGCTCCGATGTTATTTTCCACCGACTACAAAAGTTTCTACTGCCAGTTTAGTGATCCTTCATATGTGAAGAAGCTGAAACTGGAGATGTTGACTGCTATAGCAAATGAGAGCAACACATACGAAATTGGTATACCAGATGTCCGACAATGTCATATCTTGCAAAGTAGTTGATATATTCCTTTTTTCTAAAATGTTCACGTGATATTTCTCTTCCTGCTAGTAACCGAGCTGTGTGAATACGCTGGAAATGTGGATGTGCCAATTGCAAGAGAGTCTATCAGGGCTGTTGGAAAAATAGCTCTACAGCAGTATGATGTGAATGCTATCGTGGACAGGCTTCTACAATTTCTTGAAATGGACAAGGATTATGTGACTGCAGAGACTCTTGTAAGTTCTCTGCTGCTATTTTTTGATCGTTGCGAGGGTAATCTTGCAGAATTACATTCAAGCATCTTTTTGGGCCTCTGAGTAGAAATTAAAATGTAGGTCTTGGTGAAAGATCTTTTGAGAAAATATCCTCAGTGGAGCCATGATTGTATAGCTGTCGTCGGAAATATTAGTAGCCAAAATAttcaggagccaaaaggcaaagcAGCTCTCATATGGATGTTGGGTGAATATTCACAAGACATGCATGATGCTCCGTACATTCTTGAAAGCCTTGTTGATAACTGGGATGAGGAGCTGTCTCCTGAGGTAATTAcaatgctttcttaattttgttctTCATATCTTCTCGCCAGTTTAAGATGCATCAGTCCATATTTTGTGTCACAGCAAGTATGGTATTCATTACTTAATTAAGTTATGTACGAAATTAACTGGCTGGCTAAAATTTTATCTTTCGTGACAGAATATAATTCACTCTTATGCATGCCCTATATATATCCTAAAGGATTACTCACAGTTGACAGAATATAAGTCATTCTTATGCATGTACTATATATATAGTAAAAGCGGTAATGTTATGTCCCTATGATGTGCTCATGATGTTGTATCTTGTACTAGTATATGATGGTTTGTTGTTAGCATACATGTCTAAAATAAAGGCTAAAGCACTAAATCAGTTAGAAATGAAAATTGTAATGATGGCAGTCTTCTTGGCATAAAAGCTGTATGGTTGAATGTCCTCAGTGAGTTAGTGTAACAAATAGTGTGGTTTCATGAGTGAAATTCACATCCTTTCGCACATTAAAATCAATGCCAATCCTCTTGTCCTTATAATTGACTTTTGAAACTGGTAGGCCATATGATATAGTGGTATAAGGTATAACCCTATTCCAGTTTTCAGATagttactccctctgatccatattaaCGAACTAATATGGAACGTAGGGAGTGTATGCCATGGCCTTTGTCACAACCTAGCAAGTAGTTACTTGATGTTGAGCTTCACGTCATTCTTCCAGTGGTATCTTTTTTTCAGGTTCGCTTGCATCTTTTGACTGCGGTGATGAAATGTTTCTTTAAGAGACCTCCAGAGACACAGAAGGCATTAGGGGCTACATTAGCTGCTGGTTTAGCTGATACTCACCAGGTTAGGATATTTTCTTTGGTAACAATTGGATTATTTATATCATCTCAATGAAATCGGAAAAAAAGTTATCGCTCCAGCTAAACTGCCACTGCATTGCAGGATGTTCATGACCGAGCACTTTTCTACTACAGGCTTTTACAGTACGAACCTGCTGTAGCTGAACGTGTAGTAAACCCTCCCAAGCAAGCTGTCTCTGTATTTGCAGATACACAGAGCAGTGAAATCAAAGATCGGATATTTGATGAATTTAACAGCCTATCAGTTGTATATCAGAAGGTACACATAACTCAGACATTAAGTTATATTTGTAGCAAAGTTTGGGTGTTATGATTCCCAACACAAGTCGAATTTGGCTCGTGTTGTATGTTGCAGCATTGAGTGCATCTTGGGGCCTATATATTCAGAAATCTGATGGTCTGTTAGTGATGAAGGTGTCGATGTTCATGTTTTACCATAACAAAGCATGTAATTGCACCATCAGAAATTCATTTCGTTTTACCAGTAGCCAATAGCTCTCAGTGGAGGCATTTGGACGCAGTAATTTGATATTACTAATAGACTAATATAATCATAGTTCATGGTTTTTGGTCCATTATCGGTTGTAATCACCTGCAATGCCAAGCAAAAACCAGTATGTCTCCTGCATGCTTCAGCGTTTAAAACAAGTACAATGAAATAATTAGTTTTTAGAAAGAACCAATTTGATATTGAATTTGCAAATTCATCACAACTCATCATAGCAAAAATTAAACACTGTCCTTTGTGCAAAGGCTTTGCTGTGTAGCAGGCTTCAACTGTAAAGCTAGTCAAGGATTACAAGTCACTGAGTCACAACTTGTCGCTGGGGTACCGACTCACAGTGCTAGACTTGTCGATATGTAGTCGAGCTCTAACTACTAAAAATTACTAAGTAAATAGGCTACTAATAGTAGTACACTACAATATATTAATGGCATAGGGGAGTGGAGAGGAACCTGATACTGTGACAATTGCGTCCAGTGGGCAGGGCCTCCACTTCTGTGATGGCATAGGCGAGCTGGCGGCTGCTAGGTGAGTGGTGGCGCAATGGGAAGGGCGGCCAGAGGTAAGGTGGCTGGGTTGGAGGGGTCTGTTTCGATCTGGAGGGGTAGAGTTTCATGGGCTGGCCTTATTGCATCCAAAGAGTCCACACCATGTCCTGTGTCAATTTTGTGTTTTTTGAGCTTCaagatatgtgttcatatgcttcTGTGGTTAGAAATGCACCACTTATTTTTGGTCTAAGATATGAAACTTATATCGTATGATGTGCACTTATTGTAATTTACAGCTGCTAGATAAATTTAGAGCATATGTTTGTAGCAAATCAGCTACTCAAATATACTTATCTGCATTAATGCTTAAAATTTATATGAGCAGTACTGACATCTGTGATGCATTGCAGCCCTCATACATGTTCACCGACAAGGAACATCGTGGAACATTTGAGTACTCAGAAGATCTTACAAATTTAACTGTTGGAGCAGAGGCTCCAGAAACAGTCATTTCTGCCCAAAGATACCAAGAAAACGATAATGATCTCCTGCTAAGTACATCAGATAAAGAGGATAACGGTACAAGAACCAGCAATGGTTCTTACACCTCTACATACAATGCTCCTTCCGATTTGCTAAGTTTGCAAACACCAGCGGAAACTGCACTAATAAATCCTGGTGGTTCGTCATATCCATCACAAACAAACTTCAGTCTTGATGACCTTCTTGGATTAGGTGTTCCTGATGCCCCAGCACCTCCACCGCCCCCTGCATTAACCCTCAACTCAAAGCCTGTGCTAGATCCTGGGACGTTCCAGAAGAAATGGAGCCAACTGGCATTATCCTTTTCTCAGGTATGTTGCTTTCAAGTTTCCTTGCATTTCCTGATAGCAGGCAGTGCAAAATACTCATGTGACCTTCTCCCATTGTGTGGTGAAGTTTCTTGTGATTTTAGCGAAGTCATTTGCTTGATGAAAATATTGTGTGCTGCCATTGTTTAATTTGTGTCTTCCCATGAAGCTCATCTCAGATGGGTACGATTTAGCAGTTCTCTTGTAGTGATCTGGTCAATGATTTTGCTTGGTCAATGATTTTCTTGGATTGGGATTGGTGTGATTTTACGTTAGTAGTAAAGCACATGAACTGGGTTCTGCTCTGCTGCTGTTGTGTCGTATATGGGGCCTCCCTTGAATGTCATCACATTGATAAATCTGACATTCACAGTGCATGTTCTGGAGCTATTGTTTCACCCTCCTGATCTTTTGCAAATTTCTTATCTTACATGGTTTTGTGTTTAACAGGAATGCTCTTTAAGTCCACAAGGAGCAGCATCTTTAATGAATCCCCAGTCGCTCATTCGCCATATGCAAAACAACTACATTCAATGCATTGCTTCAGGCGGTCAACCTCCAAACTACAAATTCTTTTTCTATGGTCAGAAAGATGGGGCTACTGCTTTCTACCTTGTAGAATGTATTGTCAACACAGCATCAGCGAAGGCTCAGCTCAAAATTAAGGCCGACGATGGGACAACTGCAGAGGCATTTTCTGCTTTATTTCAGTCAGTGTTGTCCAAATTTGGGCTTTCTTGATCATGTGCATTTGTTTCTGTAATCCACAATCCTTGGACTCCAAGCAGAGCCTTTCTGGTGGTACATTTTTCTATCAGAAGTTTGGAGAAGATGAAATTGGCAGTCCAACCAGTGGCATGCAAGTACCATCAAATTCTGCAGGGGGGCAGACACTGGTTGTTGGGGTTTTCGTGTGTGGAAACTAAGCATTGTACATTAGTGCATTTCATTTGGTCGTCTGGTGAAGAGGCTGGTTTGTTCAGGGTTTTGAGGGTTTAGAATGGTCTGTTGCCTTTTACTGAAAAGCAGGCGAATATCACCTTCGCTGGGTGTGGAGAGAATAGATAAACATATACATTTTGTATTCTATAATTTATATGCAGTTAGCAACAAAGAAGAGTACATTTAACTTTTTTTTAAAGATCCAGCAAAATGATTTCTTTTCGTGTTGAGCAgcggaaaagagaaggaaaagaaCAACACATGGGCTGGGGTTTAAACCCAGCTAGGGCTTAGATCCCTCGCAAAGGGTCCCCGAAGGAGCTGCTGGGCATTTTGCACTGGCAAGGCACCATTGTTCTATGGTTCAGCGAATTCCATTGACAATTTCATTCAGGCCTGTTTTATTGAGAATTTCATTCAGGCCTTTTATACTGGAGTGGATTTCGAGGAATTGTGAAGAATTTTGATTTTGATGGAATTTAATCCCCCTACATGCCAGTACCCCTCTGGAATCTATGAAACCAAACAAtctctcagagcatctccacctccACCGGTGACCCTAAATAGTCATCTCCACCTCCACCGGTGACCCtaaatagtcgccggcagggCGCCGACAGTGCATCCTCCATTTAGGAACGCTGTTCGCACACCGGTGCCTCCCAAACGGCGGtccccaattttttttttctatttacaatattttaaaacaacatatcaatcacattttattcatacaatcacacaaatagaattaaattattcatacaatcaatcaaacaaatagtacttaaattattcatacaacccaacaaacaaatagcacttaaattattcatacattcaaacaaacaaatagtacttaaattattcatacatccaaacaaatagaaataaaagcatgcattgttggcggctcctctcctcgcccacaaatgcgcagctatATCCGTCTTCAGTTGTGCATGGACATCTACATCTCGATTTTTATTGTGCATATGAAAAAAGCGCAAATTCTTGGGaaacatgctctacctcagcgagtggctcttgataatcaaatggttgatcatcctgcacaggtgcgtcgcgctcgctctcaatgatcatgttgtgcatgatcacacatgcgtttatcacctcccacatctgagattcagaccaagtgagagcagggtatcTGACAATGGTGAAACGCTGCTGCActccaaaagcacgctcaacatccttgcgtgctgcttcctggcatcCTTGCGtctctgtacatgtcgactctaccatccgtaggtagtcattggctgtatctggaggagctccgtatgcaagacagcgcattgcagcagtgtacttgtgaattgaggtgaagccccacaaacatatgcaatcttgcttggccatgaagtacttgtc contains:
- the LOC124659574 gene encoding beta-adaptin-like protein A, whose protein sequence is MAPTAPSQAKSASPSQPSGKSEVSDLKQQLRQLAGSRAADADDQRRDVFKRVISCMTAGIDVSAAFGEMVLCSATSDVVLKKMCYLYVGVHARAHPDLALLTINFLQRDCRDQDPTIRGLALRSLCSLRVPNLVEYLVAPLTTGLKDPSAYVRMVAAVGAAKLYHISATTCLDADLPAALKALMLSDPDAQVVANCLHSLLEIWTLEAANSEEAAREIETLYSKPVVFYLLNKIKEFSEWAQCHILELASKFLPSDNNEIFDIMNLLEDRLQHANGAVVLATIKVFLHLTMSMTDVHQQVYERIKAPLLTLVGAGSPEQSYSVLCHLHLLVMRAPMLFSTDYKSFYCQFSDPSYVKKLKLEMLTAIANESNTYEIVTELCEYAGNVDVPIARESIRAVGKIALQQYDVNAIVDRLLQFLEMDKDYVTAETLVLVKDLLRKYPQWSHDCIAVVGNISSQNIQEPKGKAALIWMLGEYSQDMHDAPYILESLVDNWDEELSPEVRLHLLTAVMKCFFKRPPETQKALGATLAAGLADTHQDVHDRALFYYRLLQYEPAVAERVVNPPKQAVSVFADTQSSEIKDRIFDEFNSLSVVYQKPSYMFTDKEHRGTFEYSEDLTNLTVGAEAPETVISAQRYQENDNDLLLSTSDKEDNGTRTSNGSYTSTYNAPSDLLSLQTPAETALINPGGSSYPSQTNFSLDDLLGLGVPDAPAPPPPPALTLNSKPVLDPGTFQKKWSQLALSFSQECSLSPQGAASLMNPQSLIRHMQNNYIQCIASGGQPPNYKFFFYGQKDGATAFYLVECIVNTASAKAQLKIKADDGTTAEAFSALFQSVLSKFGLS